One genomic window of Azospirillum sp. TSH100 includes the following:
- a CDS encoding STAS domain-containing protein has protein sequence MDFKTTKTPDATEVWLTGRLEFTDHDRLSDIISLVEQSTARRFVLDLSGLEFIDSAGLGMLLILQDETESRNIRMIVRGPAGDVRRSIELARLSEIITVEF, from the coding sequence ATGGATTTCAAGACTACCAAGACACCCGACGCGACCGAGGTCTGGCTGACCGGCCGTCTGGAGTTCACCGACCATGACCGGCTCAGCGACATCATCTCGCTGGTGGAGCAGTCCACGGCGCGGCGCTTCGTCCTCGACCTGTCGGGGTTGGAGTTCATCGACTCCGCCGGTCTCGGCATGCTGCTGATTCTTCAGGACGAGACCGAGAGCCGCAACATCAGGATGATCGTCCGCGGGCCGGCCGGTGACGTCAGGCGGTCGATCGAACTGGCGCGGTTGAGCGAGATCATCACCGTCGAGTTCTGA